One Cellulosimicrobium protaetiae genomic region harbors:
- a CDS encoding uracil-DNA glycosylase, translated as MTPDDPDYPLAARTAPTLAALDARLVECRACPRLVAWREHVADVKRASFRDDDYWARPVPGFGDERAGILVVGLAPAAHGANRTGRMFTGDRSGDFLFASVHRTGLANQATSVSADDGLLLTGIRVTAPVRCAPPDNKPTPEERHRCGPYLAREVELLGDTVRVAVVLGGFGWQALLSTLAEQGWDVPRPRPRFAHGAEVTLLRAAPPPAGGAATGGPGREPADGGHAAPEQTLTLLGCFHVSQQNTFTGRLTPQMLDDVLLRARDLAGLGAG; from the coding sequence GTGACGCCCGACGACCCCGACTATCCGCTCGCGGCGCGCACCGCGCCGACGCTCGCGGCGCTCGACGCTCGCCTTGTCGAGTGCCGCGCGTGCCCGCGGCTCGTCGCGTGGCGTGAGCACGTCGCCGACGTGAAACGTGCGTCGTTCCGCGACGACGACTACTGGGCCCGCCCCGTCCCCGGGTTCGGCGACGAGCGCGCAGGCATCCTCGTCGTCGGGCTCGCGCCCGCCGCGCACGGGGCCAACCGCACCGGCCGCATGTTCACGGGCGACCGCAGCGGCGACTTCCTCTTCGCGTCCGTGCACCGCACGGGCCTGGCCAACCAGGCGACGTCCGTGTCCGCCGACGACGGACTGCTCCTCACCGGGATCCGCGTCACCGCCCCGGTGCGGTGCGCCCCGCCCGACAACAAGCCGACGCCCGAGGAGCGGCACCGCTGCGGGCCGTACCTCGCGCGCGAGGTCGAGCTGCTCGGGGACACCGTGCGCGTCGCCGTCGTCCTCGGCGGGTTCGGGTGGCAGGCGCTCCTGTCCACGCTCGCCGAGCAGGGCTGGGACGTCCCGCGGCCCCGGCCTCGGTTCGCGCACGGCGCGGAGGTGACGCTGCTCCGTGCGGCTCCCCCTCCGGCGGGCGGTGCCGCGACCGGAGGGCCCGGGCGCGAGCCGGCCGACGGCGGGCACGCGGCCCCGGAGCAGACCCTCACGCTCCTGGGGTGCTTCCACGTGAGCCAGCAGAACACCTTCACCGGGCGGCTCACGCCGCAGATGCTCGACGACGTGCTCCTGCGGGCGCGCGACCTCGCCGGGCTCGGCGCAGGCTGA
- a CDS encoding DUF2993 domain-containing protein codes for MKRLVGLLVTLLAIVAVVVVADRVAVGAAERGAVTAFEEQADDVTGAQLDITGFPFLTQLARGELTHVTGSADSASFGGYAISDLQVEADGVSTSEPHRIASGTASGVIAADSLQQVVAEQSGLDVGLTASGGVLSLAFDLLGATITVDVTPRVSGPAELAVDVVAVRTGLGTVSVEDLPSGIAGALSDLRVPLDLPDGVALDSVAVVEGGVRVAVTGTDVVAEDLVAS; via the coding sequence ATGAAGCGACTGGTGGGCCTGCTCGTGACGCTCCTGGCGATCGTGGCGGTCGTCGTCGTCGCGGACCGGGTCGCGGTCGGCGCTGCGGAGCGCGGCGCCGTGACGGCGTTCGAGGAGCAGGCGGACGACGTCACCGGGGCGCAGCTCGACATCACGGGGTTCCCGTTCCTCACGCAGCTCGCGCGCGGCGAGCTCACGCACGTCACGGGCTCGGCGGACTCCGCCTCGTTCGGCGGCTACGCGATCTCCGACCTGCAGGTCGAGGCCGACGGTGTGAGCACGTCGGAGCCCCACCGCATCGCGTCCGGGACGGCGTCGGGGGTGATCGCCGCCGACTCCCTGCAGCAGGTCGTCGCCGAGCAGAGCGGCCTCGACGTGGGGCTGACGGCGTCCGGGGGCGTCCTGTCGCTGGCGTTCGACCTGCTGGGTGCGACGATCACGGTCGACGTGACCCCGCGCGTCTCCGGGCCGGCCGAGCTCGCGGTGGACGTCGTGGCGGTCCGCACGGGCCTCGGGACGGTGTCGGTCGAGGACCTGCCGTCGGGGATCGCGGGCGCGCTGTCCGACCTGCGGGTCCCGCTCGACCTGCCCGACGGCGTCGCGCTCGACTCCGTGGCCGTCGTCGAGGGCGGGGTGCGCGTCGCGGTGACGGGCACCGACGTCGTCGCCGAGGACCTGGTGGCGTCGTGA
- a CDS encoding sensor histidine kinase, whose product MPTDPTAPAGTADARADSRAAEARVGGLRALDVGVHATFLALVATSTTRYVVRHGADDRWQLVVALAAVTVVAYGALLVASRRASARSVPARSATLVLLATWSVLALLAPSFAWCALPLFFVCRGAFRPPWSHVLVGEVAVVTSVALLRLSDGTDWAALVGPPCVAVLLTLVTDRVERDAAARVRLQEQIADAQARLARSEREAGVVAERERLAREIHDTVTQGLASGVLLLEAADQTWETAPDDARSAVRRAAVAVRASLADTRNLVHDLASARVDPHGFHASLLAAAQGQVPGASLTTWGDARAVAPEVAHALLRVTQSAAANVAQHAAADRLDVTLTYLPGAVALDLYDDGVGFDPEAVAAPSSTGGYGLRAMRRRVAQLGGTVTVESAPGEGTVVAAQVPTHDDAPATNSLATDPVEGSR is encoded by the coding sequence GTGCCCACCGACCCGACCGCGCCCGCGGGGACCGCCGACGCGCGAGCCGATTCGCGCGCGGCCGAGGCGCGGGTCGGAGGCCTGCGGGCGCTCGACGTCGGGGTGCACGCGACGTTCCTCGCGCTCGTGGCGACGTCCACGACGCGGTACGTGGTGCGGCACGGCGCGGACGACCGCTGGCAGCTCGTGGTGGCGCTCGCGGCGGTGACCGTCGTCGCGTACGGGGCGCTCCTCGTGGCGTCGCGGCGGGCATCGGCACGCTCCGTCCCGGCGCGCTCGGCGACGCTCGTGCTCCTCGCGACGTGGTCCGTGCTCGCGCTGCTGGCCCCGAGCTTCGCGTGGTGCGCGCTCCCGCTGTTCTTCGTGTGCCGCGGCGCGTTCCGGCCGCCGTGGTCGCACGTGCTCGTCGGGGAGGTCGCGGTCGTGACGTCGGTCGCGCTGCTGCGCCTCTCGGACGGGACGGACTGGGCGGCGCTCGTCGGCCCGCCGTGCGTCGCGGTCCTGCTGACGCTCGTGACCGACCGGGTCGAGCGCGACGCCGCCGCGCGCGTCCGGCTCCAGGAGCAGATCGCGGACGCGCAGGCCCGCCTCGCGCGGTCGGAGCGCGAAGCGGGGGTCGTGGCCGAGCGCGAGCGCCTCGCACGCGAGATCCACGACACGGTGACGCAGGGGCTCGCGAGCGGTGTCCTCCTGCTGGAGGCGGCCGACCAGACGTGGGAGACCGCGCCCGACGACGCCCGGTCCGCCGTCCGCCGCGCGGCCGTGGCCGTGCGCGCGAGCCTCGCAGACACGCGCAACCTCGTCCACGACCTCGCGTCCGCACGCGTCGACCCGCACGGGTTCCACGCGTCGCTGCTCGCCGCCGCGCAGGGCCAGGTGCCGGGAGCGTCCCTCACGACGTGGGGCGACGCGCGCGCCGTCGCGCCCGAGGTCGCGCACGCGCTGCTGCGGGTCACGCAGAGCGCGGCGGCGAACGTCGCGCAGCACGCCGCCGCGGACCGCCTCGACGTGACGCTCACGTACCTGCCCGGCGCGGTCGCGCTCGACCTGTACGACGACGGCGTCGGCTTCGACCCCGAGGCGGTCGCCGCGCCGTCGAGCACCGGCGGGTACGGGCTGCGCGCGATGCGCCGCCGGGTCGCGCAGCTCGGCGGCACGGTCACGGTGGAGAGCGCGCCCGGCGAGGGGACCGTGGTCGCGGCGCAGGTCCCGACCCACGACGACGCACCCGCGACGAACTCCCTGGCGACCGACCCCGTGGAGGGATCCCGATGA
- a CDS encoding response regulator produces MTDAALVAVLLVDDQPVVRAGLRALLESQPDLRVVAEAGSGEDGLALVEGAAPDVVMMDLELGDGMDGIDATRRLRAAHPRVPVLVFTTYDTDADIVRVIDAGATGYLLKDAQPHEIFAAVRAAAAGRSVLSPPVASRLMHSMQHPGTALTPREAELLTLLADGLSNRELGRRLHISEATVKTHLAHVYAKLGVETRAAAVAHALRARGVRR; encoded by the coding sequence ATGACCGACGCCGCACTCGTCGCCGTCCTGCTCGTGGACGACCAGCCGGTCGTGCGCGCCGGGCTGCGCGCGCTCCTGGAGTCGCAGCCCGACCTGCGGGTCGTCGCCGAGGCGGGGTCCGGCGAGGACGGGCTCGCACTGGTCGAGGGCGCCGCGCCCGACGTCGTCATGATGGACCTCGAGCTCGGCGACGGCATGGACGGGATCGACGCGACCCGGCGCCTGCGGGCCGCGCACCCCCGGGTCCCCGTGCTCGTGTTCACCACGTACGACACGGACGCCGACATCGTGCGCGTCATCGACGCGGGTGCGACCGGGTACCTGCTCAAGGACGCGCAGCCGCACGAGATCTTCGCCGCGGTCCGGGCAGCGGCCGCCGGGCGCAGCGTGCTCTCGCCGCCCGTGGCGTCGCGGCTCATGCACTCGATGCAGCACCCCGGCACCGCGCTCACGCCGCGCGAGGCCGAGCTCCTCACGCTGCTCGCCGACGGGCTGTCGAACCGCGAGCTCGGCCGCCGGCTCCACATCAGCGAGGCGACCGTGAAGACGCACCTCGCGCACGTCTACGCCAAGCTCGGCGTGGAGACGCGCGCTGCGGCCGTCGCGCACGCACTGCGCGCCCGGGGCGTGCGTCGCTGA
- a CDS encoding GlcG/HbpS family heme-binding protein — MAASRLRPLTLTAVALATALTLTACTAGASGSDGTAADQAEQPGQPDAVAVADVTTEDVVQVGRLSVAAAQEAAGAALAACQAEGLGFVSVAVVDRAGQVQALVRGDGAAVHTLEAAQAKAYTSAAFGAATSELAPRAVGDGATVADLPGTLFLPGAVPVKIDGATIAGIGVGGAPDGMADEACAAAGLEVLTGPAEG; from the coding sequence ATGGCCGCCTCGCGCCTCCGCCCGCTGACCCTCACCGCCGTCGCGCTCGCGACCGCCCTCACGCTCACCGCCTGCACCGCCGGCGCGTCCGGGAGCGACGGCACGGCCGCCGACCAGGCTGAGCAGCCCGGGCAGCCCGACGCCGTCGCGGTCGCCGACGTCACCACCGAGGACGTGGTGCAGGTCGGGCGGCTCTCCGTGGCCGCGGCGCAGGAGGCCGCGGGCGCGGCGCTCGCCGCGTGCCAGGCCGAGGGGCTCGGCTTCGTCAGCGTGGCGGTCGTCGACCGCGCGGGACAGGTCCAGGCGCTCGTGCGCGGCGACGGGGCTGCGGTGCACACGCTCGAGGCCGCGCAGGCCAAGGCGTACACGTCCGCGGCGTTCGGCGCCGCGACGAGCGAGCTCGCGCCGCGCGCGGTGGGCGACGGCGCGACGGTCGCCGACCTGCCGGGCACGCTGTTCCTCCCGGGCGCCGTCCCGGTGAAGATCGACGGCGCCACGATCGCGGGGATCGGCGTCGGCGGGGCTCCCGACGGCATGGCCGACGAGGCGTGCGCCGCCGCGGGCCTCGAGGTGCTCACCGGCCCCGCCGAGGGCTGA
- a CDS encoding helix-turn-helix domain-containing protein, with protein sequence MQEPRRTNADRTRATRTALVTAARDLFVDAGYAATSTPQIAAAAHVTRGALYHHYADKRDLFRAVVEAEAEAVAREIEERTEPHRTAPAAAAAAGSPAVSGEPDARAMLVEGARAYLDAMAVPGRTRLLLVDAPAVLGATEADALDARHARRTLRAGLGAALDTARGARDDLPAAGRVDDDVAHDDRLDALTLLLSAVFDRAALALDGGAPPHAVRAAVTELVDRVCAPLPPR encoded by the coding sequence ATGCAAGAGCCTCGTCGCACCAATGCCGACCGCACGCGCGCCACCCGGACCGCGCTCGTCACCGCCGCGCGCGACCTGTTCGTCGACGCGGGGTACGCCGCGACGTCGACGCCGCAGATCGCCGCGGCCGCGCACGTCACGCGCGGCGCGCTCTACCACCACTACGCGGACAAGCGGGACCTGTTCCGGGCCGTCGTCGAGGCCGAGGCGGAGGCCGTCGCCCGCGAGATCGAGGAGCGGACCGAGCCGCACCGCACCGCACCCGCAGCCGCGGCCGCAGCCGGATCTCCTGCGGTGTCGGGCGAGCCCGACGCGCGCGCGATGCTCGTCGAGGGCGCGCGCGCCTACCTCGACGCCATGGCGGTGCCCGGCCGGACACGGCTGCTGCTCGTCGACGCCCCGGCCGTGCTCGGCGCCACCGAGGCCGACGCGCTCGACGCACGGCACGCCCGTCGCACGCTGCGCGCCGGTCTCGGAGCGGCGCTCGACACCGCTCGCGGCGCGCGGGACGACCTGCCGGCGGCGGGGCGCGTCGACGACGACGTCGCGCACGACGACCGTCTCGACGCGCTCACGCTCCTGCTCTCGGCCGTGTTCGACCGGGCCGCGCTCGCGCTCGACGGCGGGGCCCCGCCGCACGCCGTGCGTGCGGCCGTCACCGAGCTCGTGGACCGGGTGTGCGCGCCGCTCCCCCCGCGATGA
- a CDS encoding VOC family protein yields the protein MRITSWYPVIMTGDVAGTTAFYVEHLDLRPLFTSDWYVHLQSADDEDVNLAVLDGDHETIPESGRGRAGGLLLNLEVEDVDAVHARFVAAGLPILRSLRDEAFGQRHFITADPNGVLIDVITPIPPTGEFVEQYEESALPTG from the coding sequence GTGCGCATCACGAGCTGGTACCCGGTGATCATGACCGGCGACGTCGCGGGGACGACGGCGTTCTACGTCGAGCACCTCGACCTCCGGCCGCTCTTCACGAGCGACTGGTACGTGCACCTGCAGTCCGCGGACGACGAGGACGTGAACCTCGCCGTGCTGGACGGCGACCACGAGACCATCCCCGAGAGCGGGCGGGGGAGGGCCGGGGGGCTCCTGCTCAACCTCGAGGTCGAGGACGTCGACGCCGTCCACGCGCGCTTCGTCGCGGCGGGCCTGCCGATCCTGCGCTCGTTGCGCGACGAGGCGTTCGGGCAGCGCCACTTCATCACCGCGGACCCGAACGGCGTCCTGATCGACGTCATCACGCCCATCCCGCCGACGGGCGAGTTCGTCGAGCAGTACGAGGAGTCCGCGCTCCCGACGGGGTAG
- a CDS encoding CPBP family intramembrane glutamic endopeptidase produces the protein MTTSAHPLPVASRSRRVSPTSSPGSPGRPLRGGLATFWALAFGLSWVSWGAASLLGGDLADPRVFALYAFAGFGPSLAALVLRCAGRRSPRAARWGAAGRWLPAAVGIGAAPAVLTALVVPLLGGPTADLSAGAAAVAGSGGPLLFALVSLCAGPLSEEFGWRGYAQPRLRRRLSPLATSVVLGAVWGVWHLPLFALTGTWQSSLGLASVEAMLFLLAMIPLSSAYWLVSERLRGGVPAAVALHLVGNVALTVLAVTSPVAMAVYVGVIVVTAVLIHLVTRPGAPRP, from the coding sequence ATGACGACCAGCGCTCACCCTCTCCCCGTCGCCTCGCGCTCGCGACGCGTCTCCCCCACGTCGTCCCCCGGCTCGCCCGGCCGACCCCTGCGCGGCGGGCTCGCCACGTTCTGGGCGCTCGCCTTCGGGCTGTCCTGGGTGTCGTGGGGCGCCGCCAGCCTGCTCGGTGGCGACCTCGCCGATCCGCGGGTGTTCGCCCTCTACGCGTTCGCCGGGTTCGGGCCGAGCCTCGCCGCGCTCGTGCTGCGGTGCGCGGGTCGTCGCAGCCCGCGGGCCGCACGCTGGGGCGCGGCCGGGCGGTGGCTCCCGGCCGCGGTCGGGATCGGTGCCGCGCCCGCCGTCCTCACGGCGCTCGTCGTCCCGCTCCTCGGCGGCCCGACGGCGGACCTGTCGGCCGGCGCGGCCGCCGTCGCCGGGTCGGGCGGCCCGCTCCTGTTCGCCCTCGTCTCGCTGTGTGCGGGGCCGCTCTCGGAGGAGTTCGGGTGGCGCGGCTACGCCCAGCCGCGCCTGCGTCGTCGGCTCTCGCCGCTCGCGACGTCGGTCGTGCTCGGCGCGGTGTGGGGGGTCTGGCACCTGCCGCTGTTCGCGCTCACCGGGACCTGGCAGTCGTCGCTCGGCCTCGCGAGCGTCGAGGCGATGCTGTTCCTGCTCGCGATGATCCCGCTGTCCAGCGCGTACTGGCTGGTCAGCGAGCGCCTGCGGGGCGGCGTGCCTGCCGCCGTCGCGCTGCACCTCGTGGGGAACGTCGCGCTGACGGTCCTCGCCGTCACCTCCCCCGTCGCGATGGCGGTGTACGTCGGGGTGATCGTGGTGACGGCGGTGCTGATCCACCTCGTCACGCGCCCGGGCGCGCCCCGACCCTGA
- a CDS encoding multidrug effflux MFS transporter: protein MASTPPATPAPTAPVAAPPGAGSTSPAAPARPGRVSAGLVLLLSALTAIGPLTIDLYLSAFPRIVDELGTTESRVQLTLTATLAGLAIGQLLIGSVSDAIGRRTPLLVSLAVYVAASAGIVFAGSVAALTGLRFVQGLAAAAGMVLSMAIVRDSFEGFQIGKVIARLMLVVGVAPILAPTIGAQFLRLGSWRGMFVALAVVGAVLFVLVLLRLRETLPAERRRSGGTAAALRSYGSLLGDWSFIGLALIAGFYMAAMFTYISASTFVFQDFFGMSAQQYAIVFGVGAVSVTAGSQINGALVGRVAPERILQGAVAAGFVLSGGLLVAALAGGGLAWLVPLIVLTLGTAGFVMPSVPAIALERNAHRAGSAAALIGAFQFGVGAVVAPVTGLLGGSPPVTMAAVMFGVVVVAGAVLLGLRHTFGAPVPDDAADALTAGAADQPGHAGAVDVPDDAAALAEATVLTDRGA from the coding sequence ATGGCCTCCACTCCCCCCGCGACCCCGGCGCCGACCGCGCCCGTCGCCGCCCCGCCGGGCGCCGGCTCCACGAGCCCCGCCGCTCCCGCCCGACCCGGGCGCGTCAGCGCGGGGCTCGTCCTCCTGCTCTCCGCGCTCACCGCGATCGGTCCGCTGACGATCGACCTCTACCTCTCCGCCTTCCCGCGCATCGTCGACGAGCTCGGCACGACCGAGTCCCGCGTCCAGCTCACGCTCACCGCGACGCTCGCCGGGCTCGCGATCGGCCAGCTCCTCATCGGGTCGGTCTCCGACGCGATCGGCCGACGTACGCCGCTGCTGGTCTCGCTCGCGGTGTACGTCGCCGCGTCCGCGGGCATCGTGTTCGCCGGGTCGGTGGCCGCGCTCACCGGCCTGCGGTTCGTCCAGGGCCTCGCCGCGGCCGCCGGCATGGTGCTCTCCATGGCGATCGTGCGCGACTCGTTCGAGGGCTTCCAGATCGGCAAGGTCATCGCGCGCCTCATGCTCGTCGTGGGCGTCGCGCCGATCCTCGCGCCGACCATCGGCGCCCAGTTCCTGCGGCTCGGGTCGTGGCGCGGCATGTTCGTCGCGCTCGCCGTGGTCGGCGCGGTGCTGTTCGTGCTCGTGCTGCTGCGCCTGCGCGAGACGCTGCCCGCGGAACGGCGCCGCTCCGGCGGGACCGCCGCCGCCCTCCGCTCCTACGGCTCGCTGCTGGGCGACTGGTCGTTCATCGGGCTCGCGCTCATCGCGGGCTTCTACATGGCCGCGATGTTCACGTACATCTCCGCGTCGACGTTCGTGTTCCAGGACTTCTTCGGCATGTCCGCGCAGCAGTACGCGATCGTGTTCGGCGTCGGCGCGGTGTCCGTGACGGCGGGCAGCCAGATCAACGGCGCGCTCGTGGGCCGCGTGGCGCCCGAGCGCATCCTGCAGGGCGCGGTCGCCGCGGGCTTCGTGCTGTCAGGCGGGCTGCTCGTCGCGGCGCTGGCCGGCGGCGGTCTCGCGTGGCTCGTCCCGCTCATCGTCCTCACGCTCGGCACCGCGGGCTTCGTCATGCCGTCCGTGCCGGCCATCGCGCTCGAGCGCAACGCGCACCGCGCCGGGAGCGCGGCGGCGCTCATCGGGGCGTTCCAGTTCGGCGTCGGCGCGGTCGTCGCGCCGGTCACCGGCCTGCTCGGCGGGTCGCCGCCCGTGACGATGGCCGCGGTGATGTTCGGCGTCGTCGTCGTCGCGGGGGCGGTCCTGCTCGGCCTGCGGCACACGTTCGGCGCACCCGTCCCGGACGACGCGGCGGACGCCCTCACCGCGGGCGCCGCCGACCAGCCCGGTCACGCGGGCGCCGTCGACGTCCCCGACGACGCCGCGGCGCTCGCCGAGGCGACGGTGCTCACGGACCGCGGCGCCTGA
- a CDS encoding DNA glycosylase AlkZ-like family protein: MDERAVDERHVLAARLAAHRLRSPDLPDVPTAVGHLLAVQGQEFHPSLWGLTRRLRPEARPGAAGAVAACDRGEMVRTHVLRPTWHLVRSDDVRWLLELSAPRVHRANGTMYRQVGTDGHAAEVDLVVASVAERPRTRRELAGLLAAQGRPLDGMALGYVLMQAELDRLLVSGPLDGKQQTYAAFDDRVPAGYGPLGERFDRDAALVELLRRYLAGRAYATVKDVAQWSGFTLTDVRHALDLLGEDVVAVPGAGTLEGATLWRLADADARVVDPGPFVGALAPDGDPGRPVVDLLQSYDELFMSYGETRALVVAEGVDLGDRLGSFIHGLAVDGVVVGRWRWVVGTRDVVVEPQWRRAPTPAETAAFDEQVAAVSAHWGRTRTT, encoded by the coding sequence ATGGACGAGCGGGCGGTCGACGAGCGTCACGTCCTCGCGGCGCGCCTCGCCGCGCACCGCCTGCGGTCGCCCGACCTGCCCGACGTGCCGACCGCCGTCGGGCACCTGCTCGCCGTGCAGGGGCAGGAGTTCCACCCGTCGCTGTGGGGCCTCACGCGGCGGCTGCGGCCCGAGGCGCGACCCGGTGCGGCGGGAGCGGTCGCCGCGTGCGACCGGGGCGAGATGGTGCGCACCCACGTCCTGCGGCCCACGTGGCACCTCGTCCGGTCCGACGACGTCCGCTGGCTCCTCGAGCTGAGCGCGCCCCGGGTGCACCGGGCCAACGGCACGATGTACCGGCAGGTGGGTACCGACGGGCACGCGGCCGAGGTCGACCTCGTCGTCGCGTCCGTGGCTGAGCGGCCCCGGACGCGCCGCGAGCTCGCGGGGCTGCTCGCCGCCCAGGGTCGCCCGCTCGACGGCATGGCCCTCGGCTACGTGCTCATGCAGGCCGAGCTCGACCGGCTGCTGGTCAGCGGGCCCCTCGACGGGAAGCAGCAGACGTACGCCGCGTTCGACGACCGCGTCCCGGCGGGCTACGGGCCGCTCGGGGAGCGGTTCGACCGGGACGCCGCCCTCGTGGAGCTGCTGCGCCGCTACCTCGCCGGCCGCGCGTACGCGACGGTCAAGGACGTCGCGCAGTGGTCGGGCTTCACGCTCACCGACGTGCGGCACGCGCTCGACCTCCTCGGGGAGGACGTCGTGGCGGTACCGGGCGCGGGCACGCTGGAGGGCGCGACCCTGTGGCGGCTCGCGGACGCCGACGCCCGCGTGGTGGACCCCGGGCCGTTCGTGGGCGCCCTCGCGCCCGACGGCGACCCGGGCCGCCCGGTCGTCGACCTGCTGCAGAGCTACGACGAGCTCTTCATGTCCTACGGCGAGACGCGCGCGCTCGTCGTCGCGGAGGGTGTCGACCTGGGCGACCGGCTCGGGTCGTTCATCCACGGGCTCGCGGTCGACGGCGTGGTCGTCGGGCGGTGGCGCTGGGTCGTCGGGACGCGGGACGTCGTCGTCGAGCCGCAGTGGCGCCGCGCGCCCACGCCCGCGGAGACGGCGGCGTTCGACGAGCAGGTCGCCGCCGTCTCCGCGCACTGGGGCCGCACCCGGACCACCTGA
- a CDS encoding LLM class F420-dependent oxidoreductase, with product MTSPRHPYRIGVQLQPQHADYAQVRDAVLRAEDLGVDVVFNWDHFFPLTGDPDGKHFECWTMLGAWAEQTERVEIGALVTCNSYRNPDLLADMARTVDHISGGRLILGIGAGWFEKDYDRFGYEFGTAGGRIADLAAALPRIKARWAESSPAPTRDIPVLIGGGGERKTLRVVAEHADVWHSFGDAGTLARKSAILDEHGEAVGRDTAALVERSVGVSRPPAESSDALVAAGATLFTVGTSGPDYDLSLVREWVAWRDAQG from the coding sequence ATGACCTCACCCCGGCACCCGTACCGCATCGGCGTCCAGCTCCAGCCGCAGCACGCCGACTACGCCCAGGTCCGCGACGCCGTGCTGCGCGCGGAGGACCTCGGCGTCGACGTCGTCTTCAACTGGGACCACTTCTTCCCGCTCACCGGCGACCCGGACGGCAAGCACTTCGAGTGCTGGACCATGCTCGGCGCGTGGGCCGAGCAGACCGAGCGCGTCGAGATCGGCGCCCTCGTGACGTGCAACAGCTACCGCAACCCCGACCTCCTGGCCGACATGGCGCGGACGGTGGACCACATCAGCGGCGGGCGGCTGATCCTCGGGATCGGGGCGGGCTGGTTCGAGAAGGACTACGACCGGTTCGGCTACGAGTTCGGCACCGCCGGCGGGCGCATCGCCGACCTCGCCGCGGCCCTGCCCCGGATCAAGGCCCGCTGGGCGGAGTCGAGCCCCGCGCCGACGCGTGACATCCCCGTCCTGATCGGTGGCGGCGGGGAGCGCAAGACCCTGCGCGTCGTGGCCGAGCACGCCGACGTGTGGCACTCGTTCGGCGACGCCGGGACGCTCGCGCGCAAGAGCGCGATCCTCGACGAGCACGGCGAGGCCGTCGGTCGCGACACCGCCGCGCTCGTCGAGCGGTCGGTCGGCGTTTCGCGGCCGCCGGCGGAGTCGTCGGACGCGCTCGTCGCCGCCGGCGCGACGCTGTTCACCGTCGGCACGAGCGGTCCCGACTACGACCTCTCGCTCGTGCGCGAGTGGGTCGCCTGGCGCGACGCGCAGGGCTGA